In the Malus domestica chromosome 16, GDT2T_hap1 genome, one interval contains:
- the LOC103416471 gene encoding 5'-deoxynucleotidase hdd1 has translation MAFNSPTRCAAPLTRSVPPRSPLAFFNRTFSRPRFSTEVPAARLVSVRCQTPSPDGFASKRSVSLDESEASIGSSGSSSASSAIDFLTLCHRLKTTKRKGWINQGIQGPESIADHMYRMALMSLIAGDVPGLNRERCIKIAIVHDIAEAIVGDITPSDGVPKAVKSKMEQEALDEMCLVLGGGIRAEEIKELWSEYENNSSIEANLVKDFDKVEMILQALEYEMEHGKVLDEFFISTAGKFQTELGKSWAAEIIARRDSRLRNTRD, from the exons ATGGCGTTTAATTCCCCAACCCGCTGCGCGGCCCCACTGACCCGCTCTGTTCCACCTCGTTCGCCTCTCGCTTTCTTCAATCGGACCTTCTCCAGACCCCGATTTTCCACCGAAGTCCCGGCCGCCAGGCTCGTCTCCGTTCGTTGTCAGACGCCCAGTCCGGACGGCTTCGCGTCCAAGCGCTCAGTGAGTTTGGACGAATCTGAAGCTTCGATCGGGTCCTCGGGTTCTTCATCCGCGTCCTCCGCCATTGATTTTCTCACATTGTGTCACCGTCTCAAG ACCACAAAAAGGAAGGGTTGGATCAATCAGGGAATACAGGGTCCAGAGTCCATCGCAGATCATATGTACCGCATGGCTTTGATGTCTTTGATTGCTGGTGACGTTCCAGGCTTGAATAGAGAAAG GTGTATCAAGATAGCAATTGTGCATGACATCGCAGAAG CTATTGTTGGAGATATAACACCATCTGATGGTGTACCGAAAGCAGTAAAGAGCAAAATGGAGCAAGAAGCATTGGATGAAATGTGTTTAGTTCTCGGTGGAGGGATTAGGG CTGAAGAGATCAAAGAACTTTGGTCGGAGTATGAAAATAATTCGTCCATAGAGGCTAATCTTGTGAAAGATTTTGACAAA GTTGAAATGATTCTGCAAGCATTGGAATACGAAATGG AACACGGAAAGGTGCTGGATGAGTTCTTCATTTCGACAGCAG GCAAATTCCAAACTGAACTAGGAAAGAGTTGGGCAGCTGAGATCATTGCTAGAAGAGATTCACGGTTGCGCAATACTCGCGACTGA